The following are encoded in a window of Bacteroidia bacterium genomic DNA:
- a CDS encoding GatB/YqeY domain-containing protein, with protein sequence MALLDKINEDLKQAMREKDQARLRGLRAIKAELLLAQTEKGGTNKIDEKKELQMLQKLAKQRKESLEVYEQQGRPELAQDEKEELEVIQEYLPKQMAEDEVRERLREIISKSGARDASEMGKVMPLAMKELGGKTDGKTISRIAGELLKG encoded by the coding sequence ATGGCATTACTTGATAAGATAAATGAGGACCTGAAGCAGGCCATGCGTGAAAAGGATCAGGCCAGGCTCAGAGGGCTGCGTGCGATAAAGGCAGAATTGCTTTTGGCGCAAACAGAGAAAGGCGGCACTAATAAAATAGATGAGAAAAAGGAGCTGCAAATGTTACAGAAGCTGGCAAAACAAAGGAAGGAATCGCTGGAAGTTTACGAGCAACAGGGCAGGCCGGAACTGGCACAGGACGAAAAGGAAGAGCTTGAAGTGATCCAGGAATATCTTCCCAAACAAATGGCCGAGGATGAAGTAAGGGAAAGGTTAAGGGAGATCATCAGCAAGTCGGGAGCGCGCGATGCTTCGGAGATGGGCAAAGTGATGCCGCTGGCCATGAAAGAATTGGGCGGAAAAACGGACGGCAAAACAATTTCACGAATTGCAGGTGAGTTGTTAAAAGGATGA
- a CDS encoding CvpA family protein — protein MNILDILVLLPVGLLMVRGFSKGILAEIFSLIALIAGVIGSLKLAHEFVNLMPVSWQDSNMFKLLLYLAVFAAIFIAVIFLGKAIEGALKVMQLNIFNRIFGLLLGLVKALFIVGLLFWLFALADLVPAETRNGSTLYPLLEDFSPWLIDSITANLPHFQDMVKEIEQSFSGHFHFELS, from the coding sequence ATGAATATTCTTGATATCCTTGTGTTGCTACCCGTGGGCTTGTTGATGGTGCGTGGTTTCAGCAAGGGCATTCTCGCTGAAATATTCTCATTGATCGCCCTTATTGCGGGAGTGATTGGATCACTGAAGCTGGCACATGAGTTTGTGAATTTGATGCCGGTTAGCTGGCAGGATTCCAATATGTTTAAGCTCCTCTTGTATCTTGCAGTATTTGCCGCAATATTCATCGCTGTAATATTCCTGGGGAAAGCCATTGAGGGTGCATTAAAAGTGATGCAACTCAATATTTTTAACAGGATTTTTGGTTTGCTATTGGGGCTGGTAAAGGCGCTGTTTATTGTGGGGCTGCTCTTCTGGCTTTTCGCGCTGGCCGACCTAGTACCTGCTGAAACCCGGAATGGATCCACTCTTTATCCTCTTCTGGAGGATTTCTCTCCCTGGCTGATTGACAGTATTACGGCTAATTTGCCGCACTTTCAGGATATGGTGAAGGAAATAGAGCAAAGCTTTTCAGGCCATTTCCATTTTGAATTGTCATGA
- a CDS encoding aminodeoxychorismate/anthranilate synthase component II gives MILLLDCFDSFSYNLWHYLQAGGAQCIVVREDEADIGRLSDMPLSGIVISPGPQSPQDHPFIFRLLEEMAGKVPILGICLGFQAIGQFAGMELIKAPVPFHGKVSQIFHNGHAMFHNITSPFSVTRYHSLCLKSEQNDMIEITARTKEGLPMSLSVRDHLIWGHQFHPESILTTDGQTLVENWLRAVPLNLGIL, from the coding sequence ATGATACTTTTACTAGATTGTTTCGATTCATTCAGTTACAATCTCTGGCATTATTTGCAGGCCGGAGGTGCGCAGTGCATTGTGGTGAGGGAGGACGAAGCGGATATTGGGAGATTGTCAGATATGCCGCTGTCAGGCATCGTCATATCTCCGGGACCCCAGTCGCCACAGGATCATCCTTTTATTTTCCGGCTTCTGGAGGAGATGGCGGGGAAGGTGCCGATTCTGGGAATCTGCCTTGGGTTCCAGGCTATTGGGCAATTTGCCGGGATGGAACTCATCAAGGCACCAGTACCTTTTCATGGAAAAGTATCGCAGATATTTCATAATGGACATGCCATGTTTCATAATATAACTTCTCCTTTTTCCGTCACGAGATATCATTCGCTTTGTCTTAAAAGTGAGCAAAATGATATGATTGAGATTACAGCAAGAACAAAGGAGGGTTTACCAATGTCTTTGTCAGTCAGGGATCATTTGATATGGGGCCATCAATTTCATCCTGAATCTATTCTTACCACGGATGGCCAAACACTTGTAGAGAACTGGCTCCGGGCCGTTCCGTTAAATTTGGGAATTTTATAA
- a CDS encoding alpha/beta hydrolase produces the protein MEFRVKQENNFEYVEEGEGQVILLLHGLFGALSNFRDVLSYFSKHYKVVIPIMPIYKMPMIKATVGELSNFIHRFMEFKQYQQVNVLGNSLGGHVALIYTLQHSSRVSSMILTGSSGLYESSMGGTFPKRNNYEFIKEKVEFTFYSPGTASKELVDEVFGIVNDRTRAMKIIAMAKSAIRHNLRKEITKINVPSCLIWGYNDQITPPEAAEEFNDLLPNSELHFIDKCGHAPMMERPDEFNQILEQFLSKVLIHSGDQL, from the coding sequence ATGGAGTTTCGCGTTAAGCAAGAAAACAATTTTGAATACGTAGAAGAAGGGGAAGGACAGGTTATACTTTTGTTGCATGGGCTTTTCGGAGCGCTGAGTAATTTTCGTGATGTTCTTTCCTATTTCTCTAAGCATTACAAGGTTGTAATACCCATAATGCCGATATACAAGATGCCGATGATCAAGGCTACTGTCGGTGAACTCAGCAATTTTATCCATCGTTTTATGGAATTCAAGCAGTATCAGCAGGTCAATGTGCTGGGTAACTCGCTTGGTGGCCATGTGGCACTTATTTACACGCTTCAGCACAGTTCACGCGTCAGCAGCATGATCCTGACCGGAAGTTCCGGATTGTACGAAAGTTCGATGGGTGGAACATTTCCTAAGCGCAACAATTATGAGTTTATCAAGGAAAAGGTAGAGTTTACATTCTATTCTCCGGGCACTGCCTCAAAAGAGTTGGTGGATGAAGTATTCGGAATTGTAAATGACAGAACACGGGCAATGAAGATCATAGCGATGGCCAAATCAGCAATTCGCCACAACCTCCGGAAAGAAATTACCAAGATCAATGTCCCTTCATGTCTTATCTGGGGCTATAATGATCAGATCACTCCTCCTGAAGCAGCAGAAGAATTTAATGACCTTTTACCCAATTCTGAGCTGCACTTTATAGATAAATGCGGGCATGCACCGATGATGGAAAGACCTGATGAATTCAACCAGATCCTGGAGCAATTCCTTTCGAAAGTATTGATACATTCAGGAGACCAATTATGA
- a CDS encoding CBS domain-containing protein: MISRDLITQSIPVLLISSKISRARQLFLEFGISHLPVVRKGKFLGMVASVACVSHPDSSQTIKELENDFIKASVPEDIHFLDVVKISVENHLSAIAVLKDYEYAGTIRTDTLLEHLALQYSFNEPGGIITLVMPVRDFSLSEIAHIVESNNAKILSYYLSQNADASRLTVTLKLNSLFMKNIIATFQRYEYEVSVFHFNELQQDDLKDRFDHLMKYLNI, encoded by the coding sequence ATGATTTCACGCGATCTCATAACGCAGTCCATACCGGTTCTCCTGATATCAAGCAAGATCAGCAGAGCGCGGCAGCTTTTTCTGGAATTCGGCATTAGCCATCTTCCGGTTGTCAGGAAAGGAAAATTCCTGGGAATGGTGGCTTCAGTGGCCTGTGTCTCACATCCTGATTCCTCTCAGACCATCAAAGAACTGGAAAATGATTTCATCAAAGCCAGCGTGCCGGAAGACATTCATTTTCTGGATGTTGTAAAGATCAGTGTTGAAAATCATTTAAGTGCTATAGCCGTTTTAAAGGATTATGAGTACGCTGGAACTATAAGAACCGATACTTTATTAGAACACCTTGCCCTGCAATATTCCTTTAATGAGCCTGGCGGCATTATTACGCTCGTAATGCCTGTACGAGATTTTTCCTTGTCTGAGATTGCTCATATCGTAGAATCGAATAACGCAAAAATTCTCAGCTACTATCTGAGTCAGAATGCGGATGCCAGCAGACTGACGGTCACATTGAAGCTTAATTCCTTATTCATGAAAAATATCATTGCGACCTTTCAACGCTATGAATATGAGGTGAGCGTGTTTCACTTCAACGAGTTGCAGCAGGATGATCTCAAAGATCGTTTCGATCATCTTATGAAGTATCTGAACATTTAG
- a CDS encoding NAD kinase, which yields MKIAVFSREYKSSTVLTLQRLFDSLARNNFRIFVFESLARELKEKGGVKYEGEVLQGYKDLVANSIDYVLSVGGDGTLLETLLLVRDSGIPVGGINTGRLGFLSNTPESEVETAIEDLRAGNYYIEARTLLKCNCDKELFKMNYALNDFTIHKRDNTSMLIIKTFLNGDMFNTYWADGIIVSTPTGSTAYSLSCGGPVIFPGSKTFSITPVAPHNLNVRPIVISDESIISFEISGRGSNYLVSLDSRSEIIDYSWQLAVSKADFTMNLIRFHNQNFISTLRNKLMWGIDSRNN from the coding sequence ATGAAGATCGCTGTATTTTCAAGAGAATATAAATCCTCAACCGTACTCACTCTCCAAAGACTGTTCGACAGTCTCGCCCGCAATAACTTCAGGATTTTCGTTTTTGAATCACTTGCCAGAGAACTGAAAGAGAAAGGCGGGGTAAAGTATGAAGGAGAGGTACTGCAAGGCTATAAGGATCTTGTAGCCAACAGCATTGACTATGTGTTGAGCGTAGGCGGGGATGGAACCCTTCTTGAAACTTTGCTATTAGTAAGAGATTCAGGAATCCCGGTGGGAGGCATTAATACCGGTCGCCTGGGATTTCTCTCGAATACACCGGAGAGTGAGGTCGAGACTGCAATAGAGGATTTACGTGCAGGAAACTATTATATAGAAGCACGGACTCTTTTGAAATGTAATTGCGACAAGGAGCTTTTTAAAATGAACTATGCGCTAAATGACTTCACCATTCATAAGCGGGATAATACCTCAATGCTCATCATAAAAACCTTTTTGAACGGAGACATGTTTAACACCTATTGGGCAGATGGGATAATCGTTTCCACGCCAACCGGATCTACCGCGTATTCGTTAAGTTGCGGTGGGCCTGTTATCTTCCCTGGCTCAAAAACTTTTTCCATAACCCCCGTTGCACCCCATAATTTGAATGTAAGGCCCATTGTGATTTCAGATGAAAGCATTATCAGTTTTGAAATTAGTGGCAGAGGAAGCAATTATTTGGTTTCATTGGATTCAAGATCAGAAATTATTGACTACTCATGGCAATTGGCGGTGTCCAAGGCAGATTTTACGATGAACCTGATTCGCTTTCATAACCAAAATTTCATCAGTACATTGCGGAATAAACTCATGTGGGGCATAGATTCGCGGAACAATTAA
- a CDS encoding DUF6089 family protein, which translates to MKLIKTILCIAATGMLMTTATAQDHEVGLFVGAAIYQGDLTAPALTLSETKPGFGGLYRYYFNPRLNFKGSLYTGWISGDDKNHPEDGREKRNLSFRSNVTELSLQMELNILPYISGSQKYKFAPYVFGGVAGFYFNPKTDDAAGNTIALQPLGTEGQNLPGGDPYSLYQFAIPYGIGVKYNLGKLWNLGFEVGQRKLFTDFLDDVSDDYPDMDALEQRDPKAAELSSRAPELGLNRHTEGAQRGDPNDMDMYVFVGFTLTKTFRKYSCKDF; encoded by the coding sequence ATGAAATTGATAAAAACAATTTTGTGCATCGCAGCTACAGGAATGTTGATGACAACCGCTACTGCTCAGGACCATGAAGTAGGTCTTTTTGTTGGAGCAGCCATTTATCAGGGAGATTTAACGGCTCCTGCACTCACGCTTAGTGAGACGAAACCGGGATTTGGAGGTTTATATCGCTATTACTTCAATCCCAGGTTAAATTTCAAAGGAAGCCTTTATACCGGATGGATATCCGGGGATGATAAAAATCATCCTGAAGATGGTAGGGAAAAAAGGAATCTGAGTTTCCGGAGCAATGTAACGGAACTCTCGCTTCAAATGGAGCTGAACATTTTGCCTTATATAAGCGGTAGCCAGAAATATAAATTCGCTCCTTACGTTTTTGGAGGTGTGGCTGGCTTTTACTTCAATCCCAAAACTGATGATGCGGCAGGAAATACGATCGCACTGCAACCTCTGGGTACGGAAGGCCAAAACCTTCCGGGTGGAGATCCCTACTCGCTGTATCAGTTCGCCATTCCTTATGGAATTGGTGTGAAGTACAACTTAGGAAAGCTTTGGAACCTCGGTTTTGAGGTCGGCCAAAGGAAGCTTTTCACTGATTTCCTTGATGATGTGAGCGATGATTATCCTGATATGGACGCTTTGGAGCAGCGCGACCCCAAAGCAGCCGAGCTTTCTTCAAGGGCTCCGGAACTGGGACTGAATCGCCATACCGAAGGCGCTCAGCGAGGAGATCCAAACGATATGGATATGTATGTATTCGTGGGCTTCACCTTGACAAAAACCTTCAGAAAGTATAGCTGTAAAGATTTTTAA
- a CDS encoding DUF6089 family protein: MYKILAFLLLLWLPNIAQSQYWEAGVFLGGSNYTGELTPGVVVWSESHLAGGGLVRYNISRRFALKGHIYYGSISGSDENAKREENRIRNLNFRSSLLEFGLQFEYNLMEYETGTKWNFAPFIFAGLGVYRYNPQAIITTRASDGSFEEEYVELQPLGTEGQELTQYQNRKKYNLTQLSIPFGAGLKFSISGHMNIGVEIGPRFTYNDYLDDISQTYVEDQLLRAQNGPLAARLANRTGEVLGEPLEVGPHVDRGNSSTFDWYHFAGFTVTYSFYRDVCYGF, encoded by the coding sequence ATGTATAAAATTCTCGCATTCCTTCTTTTACTGTGGCTTCCCAATATTGCACAATCACAATACTGGGAAGCCGGAGTTTTTTTAGGCGGTTCTAATTATACCGGAGAGCTTACGCCTGGTGTGGTGGTTTGGAGCGAATCTCATCTGGCCGGTGGAGGTCTGGTGAGATACAATATATCCAGGCGTTTTGCCCTGAAGGGCCATATTTATTATGGTTCGATCTCAGGATCAGATGAAAATGCCAAAAGGGAAGAAAACCGGATCAGAAATCTTAATTTCAGAAGCTCGTTGTTGGAGTTTGGACTTCAGTTCGAATATAATCTCATGGAGTATGAGACCGGGACTAAATGGAATTTCGCACCGTTCATATTTGCCGGGTTGGGTGTATATCGCTATAATCCTCAAGCTATTATTACCACAAGAGCAAGCGATGGCAGTTTCGAAGAAGAATATGTGGAGTTGCAGCCTTTAGGAACCGAAGGCCAGGAATTGACGCAGTATCAGAATAGAAAAAAGTATAATCTCACGCAACTGAGTATCCCCTTTGGGGCCGGCCTTAAATTTTCCATAAGCGGCCACATGAATATTGGAGTGGAGATTGGCCCGCGGTTCACTTACAATGATTATCTGGACGATATCAGTCAGACCTACGTGGAGGATCAACTCCTTAGAGCGCAAAACGGGCCACTTGCTGCGAGGTTGGCGAACCGGACAGGTGAAGTACTGGGAGAACCACTTGAAGTTGGGCCTCACGTGGACAGGGGAAACTCATCCACTTTTGACTGGTATCATTTTGCAGGATTTACCGTTACCTATTCCTTCTACAGGGATGTATGCTACGGGTTTTGA